The Amycolatopsis sp. NBC_01480 genome segment GAGCAGATCGAGACCGGCGCCGAAGAGCTGCCCGCGCTCGTGGACGGCCTCGGCCCGGAGTGGGTCGGGCTGTCGGTGACGATGCCGGGCAAACGGGCTGCGCTCGACCACGCCACGGAGGTCACCGATCGGGCGGCGGCCGTCGGCGCGGCGAACACGCTGGTGCGTGTTCCCGGTGGGTGGCTCGCCGACTGCACGGACGTCGACGGTGTCACGGGTGCGCTGCGGGCCGGTGGCGGGTACACGCCCTCGCCCGGTGACCGTGCCGTGGTGCTCGGTGCCGGGGGCACGGCGGCGGCCGCGGTCGTGGGGCTCGCGGCGCTCGGCGTCACCGTGGTCAGCCTGGTCGTGCGCGAGCCGGCGCGGGCGGGGGAGACGCTCGGCGCGGCCGAGCGCGCGGGCCTCGACGTGGACGTGCGACGTTGGTCCGAAGTGGACTTCACCGCGCTGGCAGCGCGCACGGCCGTGCTGGTGAGCACCGTGCCGCCGGAAGCCGTGCTGCCGCACGTGCCCGCGCTCGCGGCGGTGCCCTGCGTGCTCGACGTGATCTACCACCCGTGGCCGACCCCGCTGGCCGAGGCCGTCGACAAGCGCGGCGGGCGGCTCGCCACCGGGCTGGACATGTTGCTGCACCAGGCTTTCGGCCAGGCCGAGCACTTCACCGGGCGCCCCGCGCCCCGGGCCGAGATGCGGGACGCCCTGCACACGGCCACCGGCGGCCTGGTGCCGTTGCATCTCGCTTGATATCCTGGCCGACTGTCTTCCGCACGTCTGAGGGGAAAGATCTGTGCCCGAAATCAGTCAGCAGGCCTTCACCGACGAAGAGATCCAGGCCGCCTGGGTCGGCGAGGCGCCGCAGCTCAACAGCACGGTGACACTCGCCGAGTACGACCCGGAGTGGCCGAAGCTCTACGAACGCGAGGCCGAACGCATCCGCACCCTGCTGGGGGACCTCGTGGTGCTGCTGGAGCACGTGGGCTCCACGTCCGTGCCCGGGCTCGCCGCCAAGCCGATCATCGACATCCTGCTGGAGGTGCCTGATTCCGACGACGAGGACACGTACCTGCCCGCGCTGGAGGCCGCCGGCTACCGCCTGACCATCCGCGAGCCGGACTGGGAGAAGCACCGGCTCCTCAAGGGCCCGGACACCAACATCAACCTGCACGTCCACTCGCCCGGCAACGGGCAGACCGAGCGTTACCTGCTCTTCCGCAACCGGATGCGCGCGCACCCTGAAGAACTGGCGCTGTACCTGGGCAAAAAACGCGAGCTGGCCGCCCGGACCTGGCGCTACATCCAGAACTACGCCGACGCCAAGGGCGAGGTGATCGAGGAGATCGTCACCCGGGCCCGCGCCGCGCAGCAGGACGAATCCAGCGGGAGCCGACGTGCGCGGCCTGGACGTCGGCGTGGGCCTGATCTCCTTGGCCCGCAAGGAGTTCGGCGACGTCAAGCGGGTCGCGTCAAGCCGCGGTTCCGGTACTTCCGCAGCCTGGCCCGGTGAGCCCGGCTACGGTGGCGGGTATGAAGATCGCGATTCTCGACGACTACCAGAACGTGGCGCTGACCTTCGGCGACTGGGCCTCCCTCGAGGCCGAGATCCAGGTCTTCACCGAGGCGTTCGGCGGCCCGTCGGAGGTGGTGGAGCGGCTGGCCGGGTTCGACGTCGTCGTCGCGATGCGTGAGCGGACGCGGTTCCCGGCCGAGGTGCTCGACCGGCTGCCGGACCTCCGGCTGCTGGTGAGCACCGGCCCCCGCAACGCGGCGATCGACCTGGAAGCGGCCCACCGCAACGGGATCGTCGTGTCGGCGACCGGGTATCTCGGCCCGCCGACGGCCGAGCTCACCTGGGCGCTCATCTTCGCCGCGGCCCGGAACCTGCCCGCCGAGTTCCGCTCGATGCGCGAGGGCGGCTGGCAGACCGGCGTCGGCACGATGCTGCACGGCAAGACGCTCGGGCTGCTGGGCCTGGGCCGGCTCGGCGCCGAAGCGGCGAGGATCGGCCAGGCGTTCGGAATGGTGCCGATCGCGTGGAGCCAGAACCTCACCGCGGAGAAGGCCGCGGAGCACGGCGTCACCCTGGTCACCAAGGACGAGCTGTTCGCGCGATCGGACGTGCTGTCGATCCACCTGGTGCTCTCGGACCGCAGCCGCGGCCTGGTCGGTGCGCGCGAACTCGCGCTGATGAAGCCGTCCGCGATGCTGGTGAACACCTCGCGCGGCCCGATCGTCGAGGAGGCCGCGCTGGTGGATGCCTTGCGCCGCAAGGTGATCGGCACGGCCGCACTCGACGTCTACGACACCGAGCCGCTGCCCGCCGACCACCCGCTGCGCACGCTGGGCAACGCGATCCTCACTCCGCACATCGGCTACGTCAGCCGCGAGACCTACGAGATCTTCTACCGGGACGCGGGCGAGGACATCGCGGCCTTCCAAGCGGGCTCGCCGGTGCGCCTCATGGGCTGAGGAGTAATTCGGTCGCCGCGGCGGGGCCGGCGGTGTGACCATCAAGGCATGTCGAACCAGCTGCGGACCCGCCTGCGCGCGGCCACCGTCTGGCACGGCGACCGTACCGACGAGCACTGGTACGCCGACGTGACGGGGTGGTGGCGCGCCCCTGGGCTGCTCCAGGACCTGGGCCCGGCGCTGGGCGCGCTGTTCGAAGACGAGCGCCCGACCGTCGTGCTGGGACCGGAGTCGCGCGGGTGCCTGCTGGGGCCGCTGGTCGCGCTGCACTTCGGCGTCGGTTTCGTCGAGGTGCGCAAGAACCGCGCCCCCAGCTGCGACAGCGACGCCTGGCGGCACCGCACGACCCCGCCGGACTACCGCGACCGCCACCTCGACCTCGGCTTCCGCAAGTGCCTGGTGCACGCGTCCGACCGGGTGCTGATGGTCGACGAGTGGATCGAGACCGGGGGACAGGCACTGGGCGTGCAGGGGCTGGTCGAAGACGCCGAGGCCACCTGGCTCGGCATCGCGACCGTGGTGGATGGCTTGCGCAGCAACGAATTCCGCCGACGCTTGGGCCTGCGGTCCCTGATCAACCTGCGCGATCTGTGACTCAGGAAGGCTCAGGAAAACGGCGCCGTGTCCGGAGCGCAGGTCGCGCCGTCGGCAGGCGGGGTCAGGTCGATGAAGTAGCGCGCCACCGCCGCCGAGGCGCACGCACTGTGCACGTCGAGCGAGGTATGCCCGAAGCCGTCGACCACCAATAGGTTGCCGTCGCCCAATTCGGCGGCGGTCGCCTGCGCGTTGGCGAGCGGGGTGGCCGGGTCGTAACGGTTGTTCAGCACCAGGATCGGATGCGGCCGCGGCCGGTTCCACGGGCCGGTGTAACGATCCTCGTCGCGTGCGGGCCACTTGACGCACTGCGCCATGGAAAACACCGGCGCCAGGCCGAAATAGGGCTGGCGCTTCTCCTCGGCGGCGGCCAGCGGGAGGTAGTCCGCGAGCTGCTCCGGCACGTCGCTGTCCAGGCACTGCACGGCGAGGAATCCCGTGCTGTGGACCGGCGTGTACGGGTCGAGCACCGGCGCCGGCGCCACGGCCGACGACGGCACGAGTGCGGCGAGCACCTGCCCCAGCCGCTTCCACCGGCCCGACTGATACAGCGCGCTCTCGATGGTCTGCAGCAGCGACGCCGTGGTCACGCCGCCGACCGGCCCGTGACTCAGCCGTGCAAAGACCGCGGCGAACTTCGCTTTCGGGTCACCGCCGGCGAAAGCGCAGTTCGACGGCCCGGCGGCGGTGCACGCGGCGAAGAACTGTTCCAGCTCCTGCTGCTGGGCCGTCGCGACGTCGGCGCGCACGTCCACCGGCTCGTGCTCCTGGCCGGGCTTGCCGGTGGAATTGGCGACGAGGTCGAGGGTGCCGTCGAGCGTCATCGCGCGCAACCGGCCGGGGAACAGGTTCGCGTACGTGCCGCCGAGGTAGGTGCCGTAGGAATAGCCGTAGTAGTTGAGTTCCTGGTCGCCGACGGCCTGGCGCAGCAGGTCGAGGTCCCGGGCGACGTTCGCCGTGGACAGGTGCGCCAGCTCCGCGCCGGTGCCGGCCGCGCAAGCCTTCCCGGGCGCCGCGCTGGCCGACCAGAACGCGGCGTTCTGCTCCGGCCGCAGCGGCGACCCGCCCGGATGGATGTCCTCCGCGCCGGGACAGTGGATCGGTGCGCTGCCACCGATTCCGCGCGGGTCGAAGCTCACCAGGTCGAACCGCGCGCGCAGCTCGGCCGGGTAGCGGGCGCCGAACCGGGTCAGCTCGCCGACGCCGTCGGAGCCGGGGCCGCCGAAGTTGAAGAACAGCGAGCCCATCCGGTGCGCGGGGTCGGTGGCGGGCAGCTTGATCACGGCCAGCGAGACCTGCGAGCCGTGCGGCTCGCGGTAGCTGAGCGGGACGGACGCGCTCGCGCACTGGAACCCGCCGTGGCACGGCGCCCAGCTCAGCGCGGGCACGGCGGCGCCGTTGGTGCCCATGGCCGGGGGAGCGTCGGCACGAGTGGCCGGGGCGGCGGCGGTGGTGGCTTCCGGCGCGCTGCACGCACTCGCCGCGAGCAGCAGGGCGGCCGCGGCGAGGGCTCGCCTCACGCGGCCAGTTCGGCGAGCACGGCGTCGGTCAGGCGCGGCCACACCTCGGCCGCCCACGGGCCGAACGAGCGGTCGGCCAGCGCGACGCAGGCGTGGCGCGCGTCCGGGTCCACCCACAGGAACGTGCCGGACTGGCCGAAGTGGCCGAACGTGCGGGGCGAGCTGGCCGATCCTGTCCAATGTGGACTCTTGTGGTCCCGCAGCTCGAAGCCGAGGCCCCAGTCGTTGGGCTTCTGGTGGCCGAAGCCGGGCAGCACGCCGTTCAGCCCGGGGAAGGCGACCTCGGTGGCCGCGGCCAGCGTCTCCGGCGCGAGCAGCTTCGGCGCCTGCAGCTCCGCGGCGAACCGGGCCAGGTCGTCCACAGTGGACGCCGCGCCGGACGCGGGCGAGCCGTCCAGCTTCGTGGCGGTCATGCCGAGCGGCCCCAGCAGCGCCTCGGACAGGTAGTCGGTGAACGGGATGCCGGAGTGCTCCGCCAGCGCGTCCGCCAGCTCCTCGAACCCGGCGTTGGAGTACAGCCGGCGCGTGCCGGGCGCGGCCATCGCCTTGTGCGCGTCGAACGCGAGCCCGGAGGTGTGCGCGAGCAGGTGGCGCACCGTCGAGCCCTCGGGCCCGGCCGGGGTGTCCAGCTCGAGCACGCCCTCCTCCAGCGCGATGTGCGCGGTGTAGGCGGTGAGCAGCTTGGTCACCGAGGCCAGCCGGAACACCGTCGCGGTGTCGCCGTGGCCGGCCACGACCTGGCCGCCGGCGGCCACCACCGCGGCCGCCGCGTTGTCCACCGGCCACTCGTCGATCAGGCGCAGGCTTTCCATGCCCGCCAGCGTAATGGAACGCGAGAAGGGGCTGCCCGGGGCCGTTTGCGGGTCCCGGGCAGCCCCTTCGGGCTTTGCCCCTGGAGCGTACCTAGTGAGCGTCGAGATCGGTGGCGACGAGCTCCGCGACCGCGTCCACCGCGGCCTCGGCCCCTTCGCCCTCGGCGCTGATGACGACCTCGTCGCCGTAACCGGCGGCCAGCGTCATCAGGTTGAGCACGCTGCCGGCGGCCACCGGGTCGCCGCCGGCCTTGGCGATGCTCACCGCGACGGGCTGTGCCGCGGCCGCCTTGGCGACCAGCGCGGCCGGCCTGGCGTGCAGGCCCACCTTGCTGGCCACGGTGACTCGTTTCTCCGGCATGTCCGTCCTCTTCTCCTTGCTCAGCTGTCTGGTGATCTTACTTCGCGGCCGTGCGTTCGAGGTCGGCCTCGACCGAGTCGTCCTCACGGCCCGGGGTGCGCAGGTTCCACTTCGTGATCACGAACCGGAACACCACGTAGTAGATGACGGCGAGGATCAGCCCGATCGGGATGAGCAGCCACGCCTTGTGCGCGGTGTCCAGCGACGAGTTCAGGGCGAAGTCGATCGCGCCGCCCGAGAACGAGAAGCCGAGCTTGATCCCGAGCGCGTTGCAGACCGCCAGCGAGATGCCGGTCATCACCGAGTGGAAGAGGTACAGCGGCCACGCGACGAACATGAACGCGAACTCGATCGGCTCCGTGACGCCGGTGATGAACGAGGTCAGCGCCGCCGAGATCATGATGCCGCCGACGATCTTCTTCTGCGACGGCTTCGCGGTCTGCCAGATCGCCAGCGCCGCGGCGGGCAGGGCGAACATGAAGATCGGGAAGAAGCCGGTCATGAACGTGCCGGAACCCTGCACGTGGTTGAAGAAGTTGGTCAGGTCGCCGCCGCCGAAGATG includes the following:
- a CDS encoding D-2-hydroxyacid dehydrogenase family protein, whose translation is MKIAILDDYQNVALTFGDWASLEAEIQVFTEAFGGPSEVVERLAGFDVVVAMRERTRFPAEVLDRLPDLRLLVSTGPRNAAIDLEAAHRNGIVVSATGYLGPPTAELTWALIFAAARNLPAEFRSMREGGWQTGVGTMLHGKTLGLLGLGRLGAEAARIGQAFGMVPIAWSQNLTAEKAAEHGVTLVTKDELFARSDVLSIHLVLSDRSRGLVGARELALMKPSAMLVNTSRGPIVEEAALVDALRRKVIGTAALDVYDTEPLPADHPLRTLGNAILTPHIGYVSRETYEIFYRDAGEDIAAFQAGSPVRLMG
- a CDS encoding serine hydrolase domain-containing protein translates to MESLRLIDEWPVDNAAAAVVAAGGQVVAGHGDTATVFRLASVTKLLTAYTAHIALEEGVLELDTPAGPEGSTVRHLLAHTSGLAFDAHKAMAAPGTRRLYSNAGFEELADALAEHSGIPFTDYLSEALLGPLGMTATKLDGSPASGAASTVDDLARFAAELQAPKLLAPETLAAATEVAFPGLNGVLPGFGHQKPNDWGLGFELRDHKSPHWTGSASSPRTFGHFGQSGTFLWVDPDARHACVALADRSFGPWAAEVWPRLTDAVLAELAA
- a CDS encoding shikimate dehydrogenase, with the translated sequence MLGRPVAHSLSPVLHEAAFRALGLTGWTYEQIETGAEELPALVDGLGPEWVGLSVTMPGKRAALDHATEVTDRAAAVGAANTLVRVPGGWLADCTDVDGVTGALRAGGGYTPSPGDRAVVLGAGGTAAAAVVGLAALGVTVVSLVVREPARAGETLGAAERAGLDVDVRRWSEVDFTALAARTAVLVSTVPPEAVLPHVPALAAVPCVLDVIYHPWPTPLAEAVDKRGGRLATGLDMLLHQAFGQAEHFTGRPAPRAEMRDALHTATGGLVPLHLA
- a CDS encoding HPr family phosphocarrier protein, whose translation is MPEKRVTVASKVGLHARPAALVAKAAAAQPVAVSIAKAGGDPVAAGSVLNLMTLAAGYGDEVVISAEGEGAEAAVDAVAELVATDLDAH
- a CDS encoding adenine phosphoribosyltransferase; this encodes MSNQLRTRLRAATVWHGDRTDEHWYADVTGWWRAPGLLQDLGPALGALFEDERPTVVLGPESRGCLLGPLVALHFGVGFVEVRKNRAPSCDSDAWRHRTTPPDYRDRHLDLGFRKCLVHASDRVLMVDEWIETGGQALGVQGLVEDAEATWLGIATVVDGLRSNEFRRRLGLRSLINLRDL
- a CDS encoding alpha/beta hydrolase — its product is MRRALAAAALLLAASACSAPEATTAAAPATRADAPPAMGTNGAAVPALSWAPCHGGFQCASASVPLSYREPHGSQVSLAVIKLPATDPAHRMGSLFFNFGGPGSDGVGELTRFGARYPAELRARFDLVSFDPRGIGGSAPIHCPGAEDIHPGGSPLRPEQNAAFWSASAAPGKACAAGTGAELAHLSTANVARDLDLLRQAVGDQELNYYGYSYGTYLGGTYANLFPGRLRAMTLDGTLDLVANSTGKPGQEHEPVDVRADVATAQQQELEQFFAACTAAGPSNCAFAGGDPKAKFAAVFARLSHGPVGGVTTASLLQTIESALYQSGRWKRLGQVLAALVPSSAVAPAPVLDPYTPVHSTGFLAVQCLDSDVPEQLADYLPLAAAEEKRQPYFGLAPVFSMAQCVKWPARDEDRYTGPWNRPRPHPILVLNNRYDPATPLANAQATAAELGDGNLLVVDGFGHTSLDVHSACASAAVARYFIDLTPPADGATCAPDTAPFS